A genome region from Panicum virgatum strain AP13 chromosome 4K, P.virgatum_v5, whole genome shotgun sequence includes the following:
- the LOC120702838 gene encoding BTB/POZ domain-containing protein NPY1-like has product MKFMKLGSKPDAFQTDGSDARYVLSDLPSDIVIDVNGARFYLHKFPLLSKSSLLQRLIIEASQNGTDEIVIQDIPGGVKTFEICAKFCYGMVVTLNAYNVVAARCAAEYLGMTEDVEKSNLIFKMEVFLNSGIFRSWKDSIIALQTTDALLPWSEELKLVGRCIDSIATKATVNPSNVMWSYTYNRKSASSDEIVEARKSSQAVPKDWWVEDLCELDVDLYRRVMVAVKSRGRIPSDVVGEALKAYAARWLPECCDTLVDDVYSESYRHLLETIVWLLPSDKGSSGISCRFFLKLLKATVLIGAGELLKEELMDRIVLQLHKASVHDLLIPSKPPAQTIYDIQLVQTLITRYMRHAGVAEDGIFLNNLDQVMFETNVDNESLVALCKLVDRYLAEIASDPNLSVSSFVDLATSMPESARTAHDGLYTAIDVFLKLHPGLPKTEKRKICSLMDVKKLSKGACIHAAQNDRLPLRVVVQVLFFEQLRAAGAASAAAPGGANGSMARCMARLAEEEEDDDWKDGRAPQEPPTPGALKKQLGSLKLAAADHGAGDDGRRLVARSSSVANQSSRLSLSSRSRRIFDKLWVGGARLPGEGPAGGKGSSDTSGSSQSPRSSAKPPESKSSSSSSRNRRYSVS; this is encoded by the exons ATGAAGTTCATGAAGCTCGGCTCCAAGCCGGACGCCTTCCAGACCGACGGCAGCGACGCCAG ATATGTGCTGTCTGACCTTCCGTCAGATATCGTCATCGATGTCAACGGTGCAAGGTTCTATCTGCACAAG TTCCCTCTTCTTTCCAAGAGTAGCTTGTTACAGAGGTTGATAATTGAGGCCAGTCAGAACGGCACTGATGAAATTGTCATACAAGACATTCCTGGTGGAGTGAAAACATTCGAAATCTGCGCAAAGTTCTGTTATGGCATGGTGGTAACCCTCAATGCATACAATGTTGTTGCCGCAAGGTGTGCAGCAGAGTACCTAGGCATGACCGAGGATGTTGAGAAGAGCAATCTGATATTTAAGATGGAGGTGTTTCTGAATTCCGGCATCTTCAGAAGCTGGAAGGACTCAATCATAGCGCTCCAGACCACCGATGCACTGTTACCCTGGTCAGAGGAGCTGAAGTTGGTTGGAAGATGCATAGATTCCATTGCTACCAAAGCTACTGTTAACCCGTCGAATGTAATGTGGTCATACACCTACAACAGGAAATCTGCATCCTCTGATGAGATAGTTGAAGCTCGCAAAAGCTCACAGGCAGTTCCCAAGGACTGGTGGGTTGAAGATCTGTGCGAACTGGATGTAGACCTTTACAGGCGTGTCATGGTTGCAGTGAAGTCAAGGGGGAGGATCCCCTCCGATGTTGTTGGAGAAGCACTCAAGGCATATGCTGCTAGATGGCTTCCTGAATGTTGCGACACGCTAGTGGATGATGTCTACTCTGAATCATACAGGCATCTGCTTGAAACCATCGTTTGGCTATTGCCTTCGGATAAGGGATCTTCAGGGATTTCATGCCGTTTCTTCCTGAAGCTGCTGAAAGCCACCGTCCTGATTGGAGCCGGAGAGCTTCTGAAGGAAGAACTCATGGACAGGATAGTCTTGCAGCTCCACAAGGCTTCAGTCCATGATCTTCTTATTCCTTCCAAGCCACCGGCACAGACCATTTACGATATTCAGCTAGTTCAGACACTCATTACTAGGTACATGAGGCATGCCGGAGTAGCCGAAgatgggatttttctcaacaaccTTGACCAGGTGATGTTTGAGACAAATGTGGACAATGAGTCTTTGGTAGCATTATGCAAGCTGGTCGACAGGTACTTGGCTGAAATTGCCTCTGATCCAAATCTGTCAGTTTCAAGCTTCGTGGATCTGGCGACCTCCATGCCTGAATCTGCCAGAACAGCACACGATGGATTATACACCGCCATCGACGTATTTCTGAAG CTGCATCCCGGCCTACCCAAGacggagaagaggaagatctGCAGCCTGATGGACGTGAAGAAGCTCTCCAAGGGGGCATGTATCCACGCGGCGCAGAACGACCGGCTCCCGCTCCGCGTGGTGGTCCAGGTCCTCTTCTTCGAGCAGCTCCGTGCCGCGGGAgccgcctcggccgccgctCCAGGGGGGGCCAACGGCAGCATGGCGCGGTGCATGGCGCGCCtggcggaggaagaggaggacgacgactggAAGGACGGGCGCGCGCCGCAGGAGCCCCCGACGCCCGGCGCGCTGAAGAAGCAGCTGGGGAGCCTGAAGCTGGCGGCGGCCGACCACGGCGCGGGCGACGACGGCCGGCGCCTGGTGGCGCGGAGCAGCAGCGTGGCCAACCAGAGCAGCCGGCTGTCGCtgtcgtcgcggtcgcggaggATCTTCGACAAGCTGTGGGTCGGCGGCGCGAGGCTCCCCGGGGAGGGGCCCGCCGGCGGCAAGGGGTCGTCGGACACGTCCGGGAGCTCGCAGAGCCCGCGGTCGTCGGCCAAGCCGCCCGAGTCCAAGTCGTCCAGCTCGTCGTCGAGGAACCGGCGGTACTCGGTCTCGTAG
- the LOC120702837 gene encoding cinnamoyl-CoA reductase 1-like: protein MTVVDGGGAAAPGRGQTVCVTGAGGYIGSWIVKLLLERGYAVRGTVRNPDDAKNAHLRTLPGAAERLALCRADLLDYDAMRAAVAGCHGVFHTASPVTDDPEQMVEPAVRGTRHVIEAAAAEAGTVRRVVLTSSVGAVAMDPGRAPDAVVDESCWSDLDFCRRTRNWYCYGKAAAERAAWEAAAARGVDLVVVVPVLVQGPALQPAVNASLAHVLKYLDGSVATFANAVQAYVHVRDVADAHVRVFEAPGAAGRYLCADAVLHREDVVRTLRKFFPEYPVPERCSDEVNPRKQPYKISNQRLRDLGMEFTPAAQALYETVICFQEKGILPVPATATPSPSSLP from the exons ATGAcggtcgtcgacggcggcggcgcggcggcgcccgggcgCGGGCAGACGGTGTGCGtgaccggcgccggcgggtaCATCGGGTCGTGGATCGTCAAGCTCCTCCTGGAGCGGGGCTACGCCGTCCGGGGCACCGTGCGCAACCCTG ATGACGCGAAGAACGCGCACCTGAGGACGCTCCCCGGCGCGGCGGAGAGGCTGGCGCTGTGCCGCGCCGACCTGCTCGACTACGACGCCATgcgggccgccgtcgccggctgcCACGGCGTCTTCCACACCGCGTCGCCGGTGACCGACGATCCG GAGCAAATGGTGGAGCCGGCGGTGCGGGGCACGCGCCACGTcatcgaggcggcggcggcggaggccggcacGGTCCGCCGCGTGGTGCTCACGTCGTCGGTCGGCGCCGTCGCCATGGACCCCGGGCGCGCGCCGGACGCCGTCGTGGACGAGTCCTGCTGGAGCGACCTCGACTTCTGCAGGCGCACCAGGAACTGGTACTGCTacgggaaggcggcggcggagcgggcggcgtgggaggcggcggcggcgcgcggggtggACCTGGTGGTGGTCGTCCCCGTGCTGGTGCAGGGCCCGGCGCTGCAGCCGGCGGTGAACGCCAGCCTCGCGCACGTGCTCAAGTACCTCGACGGGTCCGTCGCGACGTTCGCCAACGCCGTGCAGGCGTACGTCCACGTCCGCGACGTCGCCGACGCGCACGTCCGCGTCTTCGaggcgcccggcgccgccggccgctacCTCTGCGCCGACGCCGTGCTCCACCGCGAGGACGTCGTCAGGACCCTCCGCAAGTTCTTCCCCGAGTACCCCGTCCCGGAAAG GTGCTCTGACGAGGTAAACCCAAGGAAGCAGCCGTACAAGATATCGAACCAGCGGCTGAGGGATCTGGGCATGGAGTtcacgccggcggcgcaggcccTGTACGAGACCGTCATATGCTTCCAGGAGAAGGGCATCCTCCCAGTCCCTGCTACTGCTactccgtcgccgtcgtcgctgccctga